In Salinibacterium sp. dk2585, a single window of DNA contains:
- a CDS encoding undecaprenyl-diphosphate phosphatase, which yields MSFIEAIILGLVQGLTEFLPISSSAHLRIVGEILPSATDPGATFTAITQLGTEAAVVIYFWKDITRIIGRWFRHWRASENIPKNDPDVRLGWLVIIGTVPIVLVGFFAQEYIRSAFRSLWLVAIVLIVFGLLLWAADWWGRRTREMREMTYRDGILIGLAQMLALVPGVSRSGATTSAGLALGYTRPAAARFAFLLAIPAVFGSGFYELYHGLTCDPAVEACVEVYGPLETLVATVVAFGVGWAVIAFLMAYISKRSFLPFVIYRLALGGVLLVLLSMGVIEAI from the coding sequence ATGAGTTTCATCGAGGCGATCATCCTCGGCCTGGTCCAGGGCCTCACGGAGTTCCTGCCGATCTCCTCGAGCGCCCACCTGCGCATCGTGGGCGAGATCCTGCCATCGGCGACCGACCCCGGCGCGACCTTCACCGCCATCACGCAGCTGGGCACGGAGGCGGCCGTCGTCATCTACTTCTGGAAGGACATCACCCGCATCATCGGGCGATGGTTCCGACACTGGCGCGCCAGCGAGAACATCCCCAAGAACGACCCGGATGTGCGCCTCGGCTGGCTCGTCATCATCGGCACCGTGCCAATCGTGCTCGTCGGTTTCTTCGCGCAGGAGTACATCCGCTCCGCCTTCCGCTCACTCTGGCTGGTCGCGATCGTGCTGATCGTCTTCGGCCTGCTGCTGTGGGCGGCCGACTGGTGGGGCCGCCGCACGCGTGAGATGCGCGAAATGACCTACCGCGACGGGATCCTCATCGGACTCGCCCAGATGCTCGCCCTCGTTCCCGGCGTCTCCCGCTCCGGCGCCACGACAAGCGCAGGACTCGCCCTCGGCTACACGCGACCTGCCGCCGCCCGCTTCGCATTCCTCCTCGCGATCCCCGCCGTCTTCGGCAGCGGCTTCTACGAGCTCTACCACGGCCTCACCTGCGATCCCGCCGTCGAGGCCTGCGTCGAGGTCTACGGGCCGCTCGAGACTCTCGTCGCCACCGTCGTCGCCTTCGGCGTCGGCTGGGCCGTCATCGCGTTCCTCATGGCCTACATCTCGAAGCGCTCCTTCCTGCCCTTCGTGATCTATCGCCTCGCACTTGGCGGAGTGCTGCTCGTGCTCCTGTCAATGGGCGTCATCGAAGCGATCTAG
- a CDS encoding M20/M25/M40 family metallo-hydrolase, whose protein sequence is MTTEAQLDETAIIARDLIRFDTTNYGEGRSNGETDAAEYVGQKLIELGLEPLMFEGAPGRTSVIAHVKGHGVSTGSSREKGKLVVHGHLDVVPAVADNWSVDPFEGVIKDGMLWGRGAVDMKNMDAMILTALGDILKSGERPARDLIIAFFADEEAGGVFGSGYLVREHPELFEGATEAISEVGGYSITVGEQRAYLLQTGEKALIWAKLVARGTAGHGSRIHPDNAITRLAEAVAKVGKLEWPVRLTDTTEQLLGEIARILGVDPQRVGPDELALATGTASNWIQASLRNTANPTMLASGYKHNVIPDTAEAALDIRAFPGEEDAVLAAIQDAVGPDIEVVTSFRDVGTETTFDGALVDAVKTTLERHDPGAPVLPYLLAAGTDNKALSKLGIRGFGFAPLKLPADLDFPGMFHGVDERVPLDSLVFGRRVLRDLLLEY, encoded by the coding sequence ATGACGACTGAGGCGCAACTCGACGAGACGGCCATCATCGCGCGCGACCTGATCCGCTTCGACACCACGAACTACGGCGAGGGCAGGTCCAACGGCGAGACGGATGCCGCGGAGTACGTCGGCCAGAAGCTCATCGAGCTCGGCCTGGAGCCGCTCATGTTCGAGGGGGCACCCGGCCGCACGAGCGTCATCGCCCATGTAAAGGGCCACGGGGTTTCGACAGGGTCAAGCCGCGAGAAGGGCAAGCTTGTCGTGCACGGTCACCTCGACGTCGTGCCGGCGGTGGCCGACAACTGGAGCGTCGACCCCTTCGAGGGCGTCATCAAAGACGGGATGCTGTGGGGGCGTGGCGCGGTCGACATGAAGAACATGGACGCCATGATCCTCACCGCCCTCGGCGACATCCTGAAGTCGGGGGAGCGGCCCGCCCGCGACCTCATCATCGCCTTCTTCGCCGACGAGGAGGCGGGCGGCGTGTTCGGTTCCGGCTACCTCGTGCGCGAGCATCCTGAGCTCTTCGAGGGGGCGACGGAGGCCATCAGCGAGGTCGGCGGCTACTCCATCACGGTCGGTGAGCAGCGCGCCTACCTGCTGCAGACGGGGGAGAAGGCGCTCATCTGGGCGAAGCTCGTCGCCCGCGGCACGGCAGGCCACGGTTCACGTATCCACCCCGATAACGCCATCACGCGCCTCGCCGAAGCCGTCGCCAAGGTCGGAAAACTCGAATGGCCCGTGCGCCTCACCGACACGACCGAGCAGTTGCTGGGCGAGATCGCCCGCATCCTCGGCGTCGACCCGCAGCGCGTCGGCCCCGACGAGCTCGCCCTCGCGACCGGCACGGCCTCCAACTGGATCCAGGCCTCCCTGCGCAACACTGCGAATCCGACCATGCTCGCCTCCGGCTACAAGCACAACGTCATCCCCGACACGGCAGAGGCGGCGCTCGACATCCGCGCCTTCCCCGGCGAAGAAGACGCCGTACTGGCCGCGATCCAGGATGCTGTCGGGCCCGACATCGAGGTCGTGACGTCCTTCCGCGACGTCGGCACCGAGACGACCTTCGACGGCGCGCTGGTCGACGCTGTCAAGACCACGCTGGAACGCCACGACCCCGGCGCGCCCGTGCTGCCCTACCTGCTCGCCGCCGGCACCGACAACAAAGCGCTCAGCAAGCTCGGCATCCGCGGCTTCGGCTTCGCGCCCCTCAAGCTGCCGGCAGACCTGGACTTCCCGGGCATGTTCCACGGGGTCGACGAACGGGTACCGCTCGACTCGCTGGTGTTCGGACGGCGCGTGCTTCGGGACCTGTTGCTGGAATACTAA
- a CDS encoding IS3 family transposase (programmed frameshift), protein MARPSKYPRELRERAVRMVAEVRPDYPSEYAALSAVAKMLGVGSSETIRLWCRRAEVDTGQRPGLTTEAQAEIKKLKRENAELRRANEILKAASGFLRGRTRPATSAIVAFIEAHKDRTDGGLRWGVESICSVLTEHGARIAPSTYYDARGRGPSARVLADERWKQIILTTWQAQRRLLGARKLWLRLRRDGHDIARCTVERLMRELGIAGVVRGKRRRLVDIDPRETRPADLVDRHFARLRVNQLWVADFTYVWTWSGWVYVAFVFDAHSRRILGWRAATSMTTPLVLDCLEMALFTRRREGADDFTALTHHTDAGSVYTSIAFTDRLVEEGIDPSVGSVGDAYDNALAESQIGLYKTELIHHEGPWRDVDQVEAATAGWVHWFNTERIHGSIHDLTPVELEHLDYALTEPLERAG, encoded by the exons ATGGCACGACCCAGCAAGTATCCGCGCGAGCTTCGTGAGCGCGCTGTCCGTATGGTCGCCGAGGTGCGCCCTGACTATCCGAGCGAGTACGCCGCGCTGAGCGCGGTCGCGAAGATGCTCGGCGTCGGCTCATCGGAGACAATCCGTCTCTGGTGCCGCCGCGCCGAGGTTGACACCGGGCAGCGTCCCGGGCTGACGACCGAGGCGCAGGCGGAGATCAAGAAGCTCAAGCGCGAAAACGCTGAGTTGCGTCGGGCGAACGAGATTTTGAAGGCGGCGTCAG GCTTTCTTCGCGGCCGAACTCGACCGGCCACATCAGCGATAGTCGCCTTCATCGAGGCGCACAAGGACCGCACCGATGGCGGTTTGCGGTGGGGTGTCGAGTCGATCTGTTCCGTGCTCACTGAGCACGGGGCACGGATCGCCCCATCGACCTATTACGACGCCCGAGGACGCGGTCCCTCGGCGCGCGTGCTGGCAGATGAACGGTGGAAGCAGATCATCTTGACCACCTGGCAGGCGCAGCGCCGGCTCCTGGGCGCCCGCAAGCTCTGGCTACGACTCCGCCGCGACGGGCACGACATCGCCCGCTGCACGGTGGAGCGACTCATGCGCGAACTTGGGATCGCGGGCGTGGTGCGCGGCAAGCGCCGTCGCCTGGTCGATATCGATCCGCGGGAGACCCGACCGGCTGACCTCGTCGACAGGCACTTCGCAAGGCTTCGAGTGAACCAGCTCTGGGTGGCCGATTTCACCTACGTGTGGACGTGGTCCGGCTGGGTTTACGTCGCGTTCGTGTTCGACGCGCACTCCCGCCGGATCCTCGGCTGGCGGGCGGCGACCAGCATGACGACGCCGCTCGTGCTCGACTGCCTAGAGATGGCGCTGTTCACCCGCCGCCGTGAGGGCGCCGACGACTTCACTGCACTGACCCATCACACCGATGCCGGCAGCGTCTACACCTCGATTGCGTTCACCGACCGGCTCGTCGAGGAGGGCATCGACCCCTCGGTCGGCTCCGTTGGCGATGCCTACGACAACGCCCTGGCCGAGTCGCAGATCGGGCTCTACAAGACCGAGCTCATTCATCACGAAGGCCCATGGCGAGACGTTGACCAGGTCGAGGCCGCAACCGCTGGGTGGGTCCACTGGTTCAACACGGAGCGCATCCACGGCTCGATCCACGACCTCACACCCGTCGAACTCGAGCACCTCGACTACGCTCTGACGGAACCTCTCGAACGAGCGGGCTGA
- a CDS encoding ParA family protein, whose translation MKTIAFFNNKGGVGKTTLVCNLGHYLSTVEGKRVLIVDLDPQCNSTQLILSADRCAALYWPDEVVEGILGENVEDLWGDALRVDTIYDAVRPLEEGEGSVATVTPVRAVANRFAVDLLPGHPRMSVFEDQLGQWFRDATSGDIAGLRKTLWLTQLLEGLEAEYDVVLFDLGPSLGALNRSVLASSDFFVTPMGADIFSIVALRNIAEWLTHWVRLYKQGVALCNLNNPGATARFSIPAELSIERGFAGYTIQQYSTVTIRGERRATVAYDQILNQVPSQVAAHLHALAIPALQLEALKLGDVPNLRSLVPLAQSANAPLASLASADGLAGGQYSQQKTYTSLIDNVGARLTENCLQS comes from the coding sequence GTGAAAACCATTGCCTTCTTCAACAACAAGGGTGGGGTCGGGAAGACGACCCTGGTCTGCAACTTGGGGCACTATCTCTCGACGGTTGAGGGCAAGCGAGTCTTGATCGTAGATCTCGACCCTCAGTGCAACTCAACACAGTTGATTCTCTCTGCCGACCGCTGTGCTGCGCTCTATTGGCCCGATGAAGTAGTGGAAGGAATCCTGGGCGAGAACGTGGAGGACCTGTGGGGAGACGCGCTACGCGTCGATACGATCTACGACGCGGTCCGGCCTTTGGAAGAGGGCGAGGGTTCGGTGGCAACAGTGACACCTGTGCGCGCCGTGGCGAATCGGTTTGCGGTGGACTTACTCCCTGGTCACCCCAGAATGTCCGTCTTTGAAGACCAGCTGGGGCAGTGGTTTCGCGACGCGACGTCCGGAGACATCGCCGGACTTCGCAAGACACTGTGGCTGACACAGTTACTGGAAGGACTTGAGGCTGAATACGACGTAGTTCTGTTCGATCTGGGACCTTCACTCGGTGCTCTCAATCGTTCAGTCCTGGCGTCCTCCGACTTTTTTGTCACGCCCATGGGAGCAGACATTTTCAGCATCGTGGCCTTGCGGAACATCGCGGAATGGTTGACCCATTGGGTTCGTCTCTACAAACAGGGTGTTGCGCTTTGTAACCTCAATAACCCCGGCGCGACAGCCCGTTTCTCGATACCAGCCGAGCTGTCAATCGAGCGTGGGTTCGCTGGCTACACAATTCAGCAATACTCGACAGTCACTATTCGAGGCGAGCGCCGAGCCACGGTCGCATACGATCAAATTCTCAATCAGGTCCCTTCACAGGTAGCTGCCCATCTGCACGCGCTTGCTATTCCTGCACTGCAGCTAGAAGCACTCAAGCTGGGTGACGTGCCCAACTTGCGAAGCTTGGTACCTCTGGCTCAAAGCGCAAACGCGCCACTTGCGTCGCTGGCATCCGCGGATGGATTAGCCGGCGGACAGTACAGTCAGCAGAAGACTTACACCTCGCTAATTGACAACGTCGGCGCGAGGCTTACCGAAAACTGTCTGCAGTCGTGA
- a CDS encoding TIR domain-containing protein, with product MARIDPLQSAAAAFTADQWDEDDWRQFGRDTGTSDILVNHSRLYRSLSFGDKDYPDAAMDVLGRILSEAAEDHTGERGRMELLADSMPELPRWLASNAPARTRRLFTEYLAARDISEIPVSWIDSHYDNPGPVAEPLVGDPSEPTPAVPITSLPVDADTKRVDGETTASKPPTTRPKLFIVHGHDEAARDSIRIYVHGLTGVMPTSLAEEAGNGATIIEKFEKHGSDTSFVIVLLTPDDVGQTVAAHEAGAAPNPRARQNVVLELGYFIGRVGRDKIVVVNADVERPSDLAGLSYVEYPGTNWKDALRVELKGAGLTS from the coding sequence ATGGCCCGAATTGATCCGCTGCAGTCCGCCGCAGCCGCATTTACCGCCGACCAATGGGACGAGGACGACTGGCGACAGTTTGGCCGCGACACCGGGACCTCGGATATCCTCGTAAACCACTCCCGGCTGTACCGTTCGCTTAGCTTTGGAGACAAGGACTACCCGGACGCAGCAATGGACGTTCTTGGGCGAATCCTAAGCGAGGCAGCGGAGGACCACACGGGCGAAAGAGGCCGCATGGAGCTCTTGGCCGATTCGATGCCGGAGCTTCCAAGGTGGCTCGCTTCAAATGCACCTGCCCGCACCAGACGTCTGTTCACCGAGTACCTGGCAGCTCGCGACATCTCAGAGATCCCCGTTTCTTGGATCGACAGCCATTACGACAACCCAGGGCCCGTGGCTGAACCCCTCGTCGGAGATCCTTCCGAGCCGACGCCGGCTGTACCGATAACCTCGCTCCCCGTGGATGCGGACACGAAGCGTGTGGACGGGGAGACAACGGCTTCTAAGCCCCCCACGACGCGGCCCAAATTATTCATCGTCCACGGCCACGACGAAGCAGCACGCGACTCGATCCGAATCTACGTGCACGGACTTACTGGTGTTATGCCCACTTCTCTCGCCGAGGAGGCAGGCAATGGCGCAACCATTATCGAAAAATTCGAGAAGCACGGTTCCGACACTTCGTTCGTAATCGTCCTCCTCACGCCCGACGACGTCGGCCAAACGGTCGCCGCCCATGAGGCAGGCGCGGCACCCAACCCCCGCGCTCGGCAAAACGTCGTGCTTGAGCTCGGCTACTTCATCGGAAGAGTCGGGCGCGACAAGATCGTCGTCGTCAATGCAGACGTCGAGCGCCCCTCCGACCTCGCGGGTCTGAGTTACGTCGAATATCCCGGTACGAACTGGAAGGACGCTCTCCGCGTGGAACTCAAAGGAGCAGGGCTCACGTCCTAG
- a CDS encoding CPBP family intramembrane glutamic endopeptidase, whose protein sequence is MKKLHDVQPVWHAVVWIVAYVLLVSVGDWASELFGEPNSATAPLLLVFSIALVLYVIRNGWARRYGLRPIRRDQFRGTLLYLPLAVLVVLQFANGFRERLDLMTVLLIILLMIGVGIVEEVLFRGFLFRAILNEGSLARAVAISGVTFGIGHILNLARGYTGTEQIIQVAGAIVIGVVLTLLFAVSGTIVPLIAFHALFNIGGSLTEASAESEWRMLGVTVIIGAAYAVYLAMVLRRRGVHPTFSDDPSPAGESAQH, encoded by the coding sequence ATGAAGAAACTCCACGATGTGCAGCCGGTCTGGCACGCAGTCGTCTGGATCGTGGCCTACGTGCTCCTCGTTTCTGTGGGCGATTGGGCGTCCGAGCTGTTCGGCGAACCCAACTCGGCAACTGCTCCGCTCCTGCTTGTATTCTCGATCGCACTCGTCCTTTACGTGATCAGAAATGGTTGGGCTCGCCGCTACGGCCTTCGGCCCATTCGAAGGGACCAGTTCCGCGGGACGCTGCTGTACTTGCCTCTGGCGGTTCTCGTCGTACTGCAGTTCGCGAATGGTTTCAGGGAACGCCTTGACTTGATGACGGTGCTGCTCATCATCTTGCTGATGATCGGCGTTGGCATCGTTGAGGAAGTGCTCTTCAGGGGATTCTTGTTCCGCGCGATCCTCAATGAGGGCAGCCTGGCACGCGCTGTCGCTATCTCCGGTGTCACGTTCGGCATCGGACACATCCTCAACCTCGCGCGCGGATACACGGGCACTGAGCAGATCATCCAGGTCGCAGGCGCCATCGTCATCGGTGTGGTGCTGACGCTGCTCTTCGCTGTGTCAGGGACGATTGTGCCACTCATAGCGTTCCACGCGCTCTTCAATATCGGCGGGAGCCTCACGGAGGCGAGTGCGGAGTCCGAGTGGCGGATGCTCGGAGTGACCGTCATCATAGGCGCGGCTTACGCCGTCTACCTGGCCATGGTGCTACGAAGGCGGGGGGTTCATCCCACATTCAGCGATGACCCATCACCGGCGGGAGAATCCGCGCAGCATTGA
- a CDS encoding pyridoxamine 5'-phosphate oxidase family protein, which yields MSLSDESPITSLSDDECWGLLPTSQLGRLAVSVGGSPDIFPVNYVVDGRSVVFRTAEGTKLLELTINSNVAFEADGWDELTAWSVVVRGTARQLERQRDILRADELPLRPWTPTLKYIYVRISPEVVTGRRIVRGEEPERYLV from the coding sequence GTGTCTCTCAGTGACGAAAGCCCGATCACTTCACTCAGTGATGATGAGTGCTGGGGTTTATTGCCGACGAGTCAGCTCGGTCGTCTTGCCGTCAGCGTTGGCGGGTCTCCGGACATCTTCCCTGTCAACTATGTGGTTGACGGCCGGTCTGTCGTCTTTCGCACCGCAGAGGGAACGAAACTGCTGGAGCTGACCATCAACAGCAACGTGGCCTTCGAGGCTGACGGGTGGGACGAACTCACTGCCTGGAGTGTTGTTGTGAGGGGGACTGCGAGGCAACTGGAGCGCCAGCGGGACATCCTCCGCGCGGACGAACTGCCACTACGACCGTGGACGCCGACCTTGAAGTACATTTACGTCCGGATATCGCCTGAAGTGGTGACGGGTCGACGAATCGTCAGGGGCGAGGAGCCGGAGCGCTACCTCGTGTGA
- a CDS encoding DUF808 domain-containing protein, with amino-acid sequence MSGGLVALLDDIAALARIAAASLDDVAAGATKAGAKAAGVVIDDAAVTPQYVSGSHPSRELPMIKKIFWGSLRNKLLIILPALLLVSAFIPAVIPFILMLGGTYLCYEGAEKVWHKLRGHSAAKEVPAVERGPEAEAKVTKGAITTDFILSCEIMVISMNEVAEESLWVRAAILVVVAIAITILVYGAVGLIVKMDDIGLHLTTKDSEGTQRLGRMLVKGMPGVLAAITLVGTVAMLWVGGHIMLQGVYDLGWHLPYDVVHLLETPFVDIPVVGGFLVWLVDTLCSAILGLVWGLAVFAVVHPLLKALPLGKKKGGHEEGDVRAAIAGYRPTKRGD; translated from the coding sequence GTGAGCGGCGGTCTCGTCGCGCTCTTGGACGACATCGCAGCCCTGGCCCGCATAGCGGCCGCTTCCCTTGACGATGTCGCCGCCGGAGCCACGAAGGCGGGGGCCAAAGCGGCAGGCGTCGTGATTGACGATGCGGCTGTCACGCCGCAGTACGTGTCTGGGTCGCATCCGTCACGTGAACTGCCGATGATCAAGAAGATCTTCTGGGGGTCGCTGAGAAACAAGCTGCTGATCATCCTGCCTGCGCTGCTGCTCGTGAGCGCGTTCATCCCGGCTGTGATTCCGTTCATCCTCATGTTGGGTGGCACCTACCTCTGTTACGAGGGCGCCGAGAAGGTGTGGCACAAGCTGCGAGGCCACTCGGCGGCGAAGGAGGTACCCGCGGTCGAACGGGGTCCCGAGGCGGAGGCCAAGGTGACCAAGGGCGCCATCACGACCGACTTCATCCTGTCGTGCGAGATCATGGTGATCTCGATGAACGAGGTGGCCGAGGAGTCCCTCTGGGTTCGGGCGGCCATCCTGGTGGTCGTCGCGATCGCGATCACGATCCTCGTCTACGGCGCCGTGGGGCTCATCGTGAAGATGGACGATATCGGCCTGCACCTCACCACAAAGGACTCCGAGGGCACCCAGCGCCTCGGGCGGATGCTCGTCAAGGGGATGCCCGGCGTCCTGGCCGCGATCACCCTCGTCGGGACGGTGGCCATGCTGTGGGTGGGCGGTCACATCATGCTGCAGGGCGTCTACGACCTCGGTTGGCACCTGCCCTACGACGTGGTCCATCTTCTCGAGACACCTTTCGTCGACATCCCAGTCGTGGGCGGCTTCCTGGTCTGGCTCGTCGACACCCTGTGCTCGGCCATCCTCGGACTCGTGTGGGGGCTTGCCGTCTTTGCGGTCGTGCACCCGCTCCTGAAGGCGCTGCCACTCGGCAAGAAGAAGGGCGGGCACGAGGAAGGCGACGTTCGCGCGGCAATCGCTGGCTACCGGCCGACGAAACGGGGCGACTGA